The DNA window TGGCGGCGCTGTGTGGGGCGTGCCATGAGATCAGCCAGCAGGCGGTGCCGTTCGTCGTCGTGGGAGCGGGGTTGCCGCATTTGCCGACGTTGTTGTCGGCGAGCAAGTCGTACGCCGAGCGTTTGTTTCGGTACGTCTCTGTGGACCGGCTGTCCCGGGAGGCGGCGGACCGGGCGTTGACGGTGCCGGCTGAGACGGAGGCGGTGACGTACTCGCCGTCGGCTCTGGAGGCGCTGCACGAGGTGACGGACGGGTACCCGTACTTCGTGCAGGCCTTTGGAAAGGCGACCTGGGACGTGGCACCGGGCTCGCCCATCTCGGCGGACGACGTGCGCGTTGCGGCCCCGGAGGCGGAGAGCGAGCTGGCCGTGGGCTTCTTCGGGTCCCGATACGAACGAGCAACGCCCGCCGAGCGCGAGTACATGCGCGCCATGGCCGACCTCGGCGCCGACCTGGGCGACCACCAGGTGCCAACAGCCGACGTGGCCCTGAGCCTCGGCCGCAAGCCGCAGAGCCTCTCGCCGGCGCGGGACGGGTTGATCAAGAAGGGCCTGGTCTTCTCCGCCGAGCGAGGAACAGTCGCCTTCACCGTCCCCCACTTCGGCGACTTCTTGCGGTCGCAACGAACGTGAGCCAGTCCCACCAGAGGACGACGCATCGACCTGCGACCGAGGCGGCGGAGTAGACGGTGGTGAGGGCGGACCAGTGCTCGGTCAGGTAGGCGTCGCGACGTTCGACTGGCAGGTGGCCAGCAGCTCGGGTGAGCAGCGCGCCAGCTGCTGGGTGACGGCCATGGGGCGAGGCTAGTGTCGGCTGCATGCTGACCACGGAGCTGAGTCGCAGGTTGGGGATGACGGTGCCGATCTTTGGGGCGCCGATGGCGGGGGCTATGCATGGGGAGTTGGCGGGGGCCATCTCTCGCGCGGGTGGGCTCGGTTTGGTCGGGGTCGGCAACAAGGCGGACGAGGCGTTCGTACGGCGCGAGGCCGCGATCGCCTCCGATCACGGCAACCGCGCGTTCGGGATCGGGCTGCAGCTCTGGGCCGTCGACAACCAGCCCGGCGTGGTCGAGGCGGTCGCGGAGGCAAAGCCGCACGTTGTCTCGCTCTCGTTCGGCAGCGCCGCCAAGTACCGAGAGATCTTCCACAGCACGACGATCGCCAAGCAGGTCAACACGATCGAGGACGTCAAGCAGGCCGAGGACGAGGGCGTCGACATCATCGTCGCGCAGGGCACGGATGCCGGTGGGCACACTGGGTACCAAGGCACGCTCCCGCTCCTCCAGGCCGTTCTCGAGCACACCACCAAACCCGTCGTCGCCGCTGGTGGCATCGGTACGGGCAAGGGCGTAGCGGCGGTGCTCGCCGCGGGGGCGCAGGCCGCGTGGATCGGCACCAGGTTCCTCGGCGCGATCGAGGCCGCCAACACGCCCGCCGCGAGGAAGCGCGTCCTCGACGCCACTGGGCAGGACACCGTTCTCACCCGCGTCTTCGACCGCGCCCTCGGCCTCGACTGGCCGCACCGATACCCCGGAAGAGCCCTCGCCAACGACACCTCCGACCAGTGGCACG is part of the Tenggerimyces flavus genome and encodes:
- a CDS encoding ATP-binding protein, producing the protein MDPVRNPYAPGAGQRPPELAGRDREVRQFEVVLERVAAGRPERSLVLSGLRGVGKTVLLNALRSLALARLWGTGKVEARPERPIRLPVAQALHAATRELASRHRDEERVEEFLGVLKAFALRTTVEERKGLRWRPPYDTPAARGRADSGDLELDLAELFMDAAELARDLNVGVAIFIDEMQDIAPPELAALCGACHEISQQAVPFVVVGAGLPHLPTLLSASKSYAERLFRYVSVDRLSREAADRALTVPAETEAVTYSPSALEALHEVTDGYPYFVQAFGKATWDVAPGSPISADDVRVAAPEAESELAVGFFGSRYERATPAEREYMRAMADLGADLGDHQVPTADVALSLGRKPQSLSPARDGLIKKGLVFSAERGTVAFTVPHFGDFLRSQRT
- a CDS encoding NAD(P)H-dependent flavin oxidoreductase, which produces MLTTELSRRLGMTVPIFGAPMAGAMHGELAGAISRAGGLGLVGVGNKADEAFVRREAAIASDHGNRAFGIGLQLWAVDNQPGVVEAVAEAKPHVVSLSFGSAAKYREIFHSTTIAKQVNTIEDVKQAEDEGVDIIVAQGTDAGGHTGYQGTLPLLQAVLEHTTKPVVAAGGIGTGKGVAAVLAAGAQAAWIGTRFLGAIEAANTPAARKRVLDATGQDTVLTRVFDRALGLDWPHRYPGRALANDTSDQWHGREDDLDDEIRQRVREAQQNEDYDRAVVYAGQAAAFVTRQQSAKEIVDVLATEAERCLRAAAELCD